GGCGGGGACGGGGCTGGCCGCGGGCTTGGCGGGCGCTGCCTTGGCCGTCTTTGCCGGTGCCGGAGCCGGCTTCGCCGGCTTGGTCACCGCCTTGGGCGGCTCCTTCTTGGCGGGCGCCGAAACTTTCTTGGCGACCGGTTTCTCAATTTTCTTAGCGACGGCCGGTTTCTTGGCCGGCGCCGCCTTCTTGGCGGGAGGCTTGGGAGCGGCCTTCTTGGCAACACTCTTGGCCGGAGCCTTGGCGACGACCTTCGCGGCGGCAGGCTTCTTGGCGGCGGCAGCCTTCTTCACCGGCGCCTTTGTCACGGCCGGCTTCTTGACCGCGGCTGCCTTGGTGGGCACCGCACTACGCCCGGCGGCAACCTTCTTGCCGGCCTTGACGTCTTTCACCTTGCCGGCAGGCTTTCCCTTCTGCGGCTTGGTGCCTGTCGCACTACGCGTCGTTTTCGCCATTTCCCTTCACCATTTTGGCCTTGGCGGCCGGGTGTTATAGCCCATGCGGCTTACACCGGCAACCTTGCTTCTGGAATACTTGCGCCACTACATGCCGCAAGCTGTTTTGGCAGCGTCAAACCGTCGTGACCCGACTGATACTTCTATTGCTTGGCTTCTACAAGCGCTGGTTAAGCCCCCTGCTGGGTCAACGCTGCCGCTTCCATCCCAGCTGTTCCGATTATGCACGGATTGCCATCGTGCGCTTCGGGCCGCTCAGGGGGAGCGCACTTGTCATCTGGCGCCTGTTGCGCTGCCAGCCATTATGCGAGGGTGGCAATGACCCCGTCCCCGAGCACTTCACCTTTCGCCGCTGTCGCACCCCAGGAGAAACCCATGTCCACTGACTGGTTGATCAAAAACGCCGAGCTGGTCAACGAAGGCCGCCGTTTCCACGCCGATGTGCGCGTGAAGCAGGGCCGTATCGACGCCATTGCCGGCGACCTGGACGCCCGCGCCGGCGAGCAGGTGGTCGACGCCAGCGGCCTCTGGCTATTTCCGGGCATGATCGACGACCAGGTGCACTTCCGCGAACCCGGCCTGACGCAGAAGGCCGATATCGCTCACGAGTCGCGCGCCTGTGCCGCCGGCGGCATCACCAGCTTCATGGAGATGCCCAACACCAAGCCGCCCGCACTGGACCGCGAGACGCTGGAAGCGAAGTATGCGCGCGGCGCGGAGGTCTCCGCCGTGAACTATGCCTTCTATATGGGCGCCAGCAATGACAACCTCGAGGCCATCAAGCGCCTTGACCCGCTGGCAGCGCCCGGCATCAAGGTGTTCATGGGCGCCTCCACGGGCAACATGCTGGTGGATAACCCAGAGGTATTGAACGGCATTTTCCAGTACGCGCCTACGCCGATCATCACGCACTGCGAAGACACGCCGATGATCGACGTGAACCTCGCCAAGGCGCACGAGAAGTACGGCGACGACATTCCGGCCTGGGAGCATCCGCTGATCCGTTCGCGCGAGGCATGCATCAAGTCGACGCGCCTCGCCATCGAGCTGGCCCGACGCCACAACACCCGCCTGCACGTGCTGCACATCTCCACCGCGGACGAGCTAGCCCTGTTCGAGCCGGGCCCGATCAAGGGCAAGCGCATCACCGCTGAAACCTGCGTGCACTTCCTGCACTTCGACGACCGCGACTATGAGCGCCTGGGCTTCCTGATCAAGTGCAACCCGGCGATCAAGACCTCGGCCGACCGTGAAGCCATCATCAAGGCATTGGCCGAAGGCCGCCTGGACGTGCTGGCCACCGACCATGCGCCGCACTTGCTGGAAGAAAAGGGCCAGTTGCACGACAAGGCCCCCAGCGGCCTGCCGCTGGTGCAGTTCGCGCTGCAGGCAGCCCTGCAGCGTGTGTTCGAAGGCAAGCTGACCCTGGAGCGCGTGGTGGAGGCCGTGACGCATGCACCGGCCACGCTGTTTGATGTGAAGGAGCGCGGCTTCCTGCGCGAAGGCTATGCCGCGGATCTGGTGCTGGTCGACCCCAACAAGCCGCACACAGTGCGTCGCGAGGAAGTGCTGTCCAAGTGCGGCTGGTCGCCGTTCGAGGGCTACACCTTCAACAGCTCGATCGCGGCCACCTTCGTGAACGGCCAACGCGTGTGGGATGGCAAGAGCGTCGATCAGGCCGTGCGCGGCCAGCGCCTGGCCTTTGATCGATGATGTGGAGGCTACGGGCGAGCGCGCTGCTCGCCCTTGGCGTAGCCGCCCTGCCCCTGGCGGCGGCCACGCTACCGCAAAGCCTTTCGCAGGGCGGATTGGTAACGGCCACGGTGCCGGCGGGCTCGTCCGCCACGGTGAACGGCAAGAACGTGCGCGTTGGTGACGACGGCATGTTGGTGTTTGGCGTAGGCCGTGATGAAAAGGGGCCCGTGGTTGTTGTGGTTACCTCTCCCGATGGCCACCGGGACACCTCACGAGTGACCGTGACGCCTCGCGCCTGGCCCGTGGAGCGCGTCAACGGCGTGCCACCCAAGACGGTAAACCCACCGCCCGACATCGCCGCGCGCATCCAGCGTGAACAGGCCGAAATGGCGGCTGCGCGCAAGCGTGACGATGACCGTGAAGGCTTTGCACACGGCTTTATCTGGCCGGTGACGGGCCGCATCAGCGGACGTTTCGGCAGCCAGCGCATTTTCAACGGCACGCCGAAATCGCCGCATCCAGGGATGGATATCGCCGTGCCTCAGGGCACGCCGGTGAAGGCCCCGGCTGACGGCATCATCACGTTCGCCAAGCCCGACCTCTATCTCACCGGCGGCACCGTGCTGATCGACCACGGCTTCGGGCTCAGCTCCAGTTTCCTGCACCTGTCGCGACTCGACGTGAAGGTCGGCCAGACAGTGCACCAGGGTGAGGTGATCGGCGCAGCAGGCATGACCGGACGGGCGACTGGCCCGCACGTGCATTGGGGGATCAACTGGTTCGAGGTACGACTCGACCCAATGCTGCTGCCAGGCATCGAAGGCACCAGCCCGCACTAACCCTCGTTAAGCGGGCTGCATGTCGGCGGTTACGGTACGGCCTTGAGGGTGATGCTCACCGGGCCGTTTTCGCCGGAACGACCAAGCACACTGGTGCGCGTGTCGTTGATGGCGAGCAGCTTGTCGCCCTGCTGCAGACGCACGTTGATAGCGAAATCCACGCCGTCGCGCAGGTCGGCCGGGTCATAGCTCAGCATGAAATCCACCGGCGACGCGCCGACGGGCTGGATGCGTTCTTCCGCCACGGTGCGTGAGGCAACGTCCTGGCGACTCACGTCAGCCAGCGTCACGATCAGCACGGCATCGGCCGGCACCAGATTCGGTAAGTCGTAGCGCACGTCACCCACCAGCGTCCTCATCAACGCTTCGTGCACCGGGGCTGCAGCCGCGCTGGTAGTGGCCGTCGGCTGGGAGGCCGCTTCCTTGTGATGGAACGGGAGCCACGAGCAAGCAGACAGCGCGAGCAAGGCAACGGCCAGCAAGGGAAGACGAAACGACATGCATGTTCTCCAGACAATGAAAGCCCTGCAACGGGCTTTCATCATGCTAACAGGGCCTACTTGAACTAGTGTTCAGGCGCAGCCCTTGCCCGCGTAGCCACCTTCCACGCCCTTGCTGGCGTAGGCGACGGCATCGTGCGGATGCAGACTCTCCTGATGCTCCACACGGATGTGAAAGTCGCTCAGCGCCTTGTTCACATCGAGCGCCTTCTGGATGCGGCGGGCCGCGTCCTCGCAGAACATCAGGTTGCCACCATTCGCAAGCGCGAACGCCTGCTCATCTTCGCGCTTCACGGCAGTCTGCACCGGCGTGCCCAAGGCTTGCTCGGTGACGTCGATCAGGTCGATCAGGTTGAAGTTGGCGCCGTCCGCCGGACGCACGCGCAGGCGCGCGACGCTGCGCTGTGCATGCGGCGTGGCGACGATGCCCTTCTCGCTGCCCAACCAGGCCAGCACAGCAGCGTGGTCAAGCGGCTTGGCGGTGTCGAAATCCTTGGCGAACTGGTCCTGGATCAACTGACGCGACAGCGCAGCCGATGCGGGACAGGTCGACGAGTAGACGATCTCGGTGCCGAACTCCAACAGAAACTCATCACCGATCATGCTTGCTTCGATGGTCACCGGGTATGAGCGCCAGCCGCTGTTGGCGCTGCGCAACGCAGGACGACGCACCAAGTGCTCGAAACGGATGCTCAAGCAGGCGCGATCGGATAGATCCTTGTGCGACTCCAGAAAGCCGCGCAGCAATTCGCGCAGCGTGTCGGTGCCCAGCGTCTGCGTACTCAGTGCCTGCTCGACCTGCAGATAGAGGCGCGACATGTGGATGCCCCGCTTGTCCGGGCGGCGCAGATTGACGAAAGCCCCGACGCGTGCGCTGGCACGCTGTACGTCACCGTCGCCGGCATCGAAGCGCACCGGCACCTCGATGCCGTCCATGCCGACCCAATCCAGCTCGCCGACGAGATGCGGCTGAGCGTGGACTGCCACATCGGGCAGTAGGCGGGCGGTGTTTTCCTCGGTGTACATAGTGAATCCTGTATGTCCGGCCGGCGGTCTTGGCGCCGGGAGACCACAATCTTGGGGCACGGTGGGTGCCTCGCAATAGTGGCGCGCGGGAAACGCTGCGTCCCGGCTTGCCTCAGTTCGCCGCGCGGCGCCAGGCCTTTGCGGCCTGCCACGCCTGCCATGCCACGCCCGGCCCCTGTCGCCCCTGCCCCTTGCGCAGCACGTCGAGCGGGTCTGCCGCCTTGCGCGCCTTGGCTACCAGGGTTTTGCCCTGGCGCGACTCCATCCCGCGGAACGCGCTCAACGGGCCAGGCAGACGCTCCGATTCACGCCACGCCTGGTGCAGATCTTCCAACTGGGCACGAACCGCATCGTTGCGCACGGTGCTGGCCTCGCGCAGCTCATGGCGGCTCAGGCCGAATTTGGCCAGGCGCGACATCGGAAGCGCCAGTCGATCGCGGTCGGCATCTTCTTCGAGACGCAGCAGCGAATAGAGCATGTGTGACAAGGTCGCCACGCGCGCGGCGCGCTCGCTGGATGCCTTATCACCGAACCACCACGCAGTTTCCAGCTCGGCAATGGCCCCGTGCAGCAACGAGCCAGCGGCAACCTGGGCCGGAAAATCCGCTGCCGTGCCCTCCTCCAGTTGCCCCATGGCGGCCAGCACGGGAGCGACCCAGCGCTCAGCCGCAATGGCATGGGCACGGTCATCGTCGAACAGCACGTGCGTCAGGGGGTGGCGACCGCCACTGGAGGCCGCACCCGACAGTTCTTCCGCCCACCAGTTGAGCTTGGTGGCCGCCACGTGCGGCTCACGAATGCCATACGCAGCCGCCAGCCATTCCTGCTCGAGCGCCGCTAGCGCGATGTGGCCGGGGTAGGTGTTCTGATCCACGAATGCCAACGCGATGCGCTGCTGTGGCTGTACGGCCAGCCACTTGTCGATGTAGCTCTGCAGCGCGGTGTCGCTCATGCGACCACCGTCAGGCGGCGGGTGAGATCAGATGGATGGTCCACCACGAGATCCGCATTCCACTGATAAGGGTCGCCACCATCGAGGTAGCCCCAACGCACGGCGACCGTATACATGCCTGCCCCGGCGCCTGCCATGACGTCGCGGCGATCGTCGCCCACAAACAGGCAACGCGAAGGATCGAGCCCAGCGCGCTCGCATGCCAGCAGCACGGGTGCCGGGTCCGGCTTCTTGACGGGCAACGTATCGCCGGACACCACCGCCGCGGCGCGGGGCGCCCAGCCAATACGAACCAACAGCTCGTCAGTCAGGAAGCCGGGCTTGTTGGTGACGATGCCCCACGCGATACCCTGCGCTTCGAGCGACGACAGCAGTTCGTCCACGCCATCGAACGGACGTGTGTGCTCGGCCATCATCGCGTGATAGAGCTCAAGATAACGCGGCATCAGGAGCAGTAACGCCTCGTCATCGAGGTCAGGAAAGGCACAGCGCAGGATGGCACGTGAGCCACGCGAGACCACCTCGCGAACCATCGCGTACGGAGGCGCGGCCGCCTGCATTTCGTCGCACTGTGCTTTCAGCGCCGCATAGAGATCGGGAGCGCTGTCGAGCAGTGTGCCATCGAGATCGAACAGCACGCCCTGGATATTTACCGGAAACGACTTCATGCGGGCTTTCGTGCGCTGATCAGGTAGTTCACGGCCGTAACGCGGCTCAACCACGCCTTGCGATTGAGCGGGTTGTAACCAAGGCCCGACACGTCATCGATTTCCAATCCAGAATGGCGCATCAAGCGCCCGAGCTCAGACGGCTTGAGGAATTGCGCGTAGTGATGGGTGCCGCGCGGAAGCATGCGCATGATGTACTCAGCGCCAAGAATGGCCGCACCGAACGCCACCGGCGTGCGATTGAGCGTCGACATCACCACCACGCCACCGGGCTTGACCATGCGGGCGAGGTCACTCACCAGCGCGGCCGGATCGGGCACGTGTTCGATTAGCTCCATGCAGCACACGACGTCGAAGCTCTCCGGTTCGGCAGATGCCAATTCGGCCGATGACTGCACGCGGTAGTCGATGTCGAGGCTCGGGTTCTCCAGTCGCGATTCGTGCATGTGCAGTCGAGCGATCTCGATCACCTTGTCACCCAGGTCGATGCCGGTGACACGTGCGCCCGCCTTGGCCAACGCCTCGCTGAGCAGGCCACCACCACAACCGACATCGGCCACGCGTGCGCCGCGCAAATTGACGCGATCGGCTACGTACGAAGCACGAACCGGATTCAGGTCATGCAGTGGGCGAGACTCGCCATCCGGATCCCACCAGCGCGCGGCAAGCTTGCCGAAGCGCGCGATTTCCTCGGGACTGACATTGGTTGCGGCTTGCATCGAAAGCATCCTTTGAAACGTGCGCGCAGCTTAGCGCGCGTTCCATTCGTAGACCGTGATATCCCAGCCGCCACTGGTATGGGCCGGGTCCTGATGTGCAATGGACAGCGCTTCGCTCATGTCGGCGGCACGCATGAGATAGGCGCCACCCGACTGGTCGCTGAAGCCACCGGACATGTCCAGCCGTCCGCCAGCACGCAGGCCTTCGAGGAAGTCCTTATGCGGCTGCACGAAAGCCGGATCGAAGTTCGGGCGACGCATAGCCATGACGAGATAACGATGCACGACGATCTCCTCAGCCCGCGTCGATGGCTGCAATGCGCTCACGCCATGCGTGCGTCTTCGCCAGCACGGCATCAGTGTCGATATCCGTCAGCAGGCGGCCAGCCAATTTACGCACACCGTTGATCCACACGTCGGTGACCTGATGACGGCCGGTGGCGTACGCCAACTGCGAAGCGATGTGGAACAACGGCTGCGTTTCCAGATCGGACAGTCGCACGGCGGCCAGATCAGCCTGCTTGCCGGCTTCGATGGAGCCGATGCGGTCTTCCAGGCCCATCGCGCGTGCGCCATTGAGCGTGGCCGCGCGCAGCGCATACGCGGCATCGAACGCAGCTGCGTCGCTGGCCACAGCCTTCGCCAGCAGCGCTGCGGTGCGCATCTCACCGAACATGTCGAGGTCGTTGTTCGACGCGCAGCCGTCCGTACCAATAGCGACGTTCACCCCAGCCTTGCGCAGCTTTTCGGCCGGGCAGAAGCCCGAGGCGAGCTTGAGGTTGGATTCGGGACAATGCACCACGGAAACACCCGCTTCCGCACATGCCTCGATTTCCGCGTCGGTGAGCTGCGTCATGTGCACGGCAATCAGGCGATCATTGACCAGTCCCAGCTTCTGCAAGCGCTGGAAGGGACGCAGACCGGACTTGGCCTTCTCCTCTTCCACTTCATGCGCGGTTTCATGCGTGTGCAGGTGCACCTGGATATCGAGCTGGTCGGCGAGCACGCGAATGCGCTCGAAGCTTTCGTCCGACACGGTGTACGGCGCGTGCGGCGCAAACGACGTGCTGATCAGCGTGTCACCCAGGAAACTGTCGTGCACTTCGATGGCGCGATCGAAGTACTCGTCCTGCGTCTTCGCCCACGCGGTAGGAAAATCGATCACCGGCAGGCCGACCACGGCGCGAAAGCCCATACGTCGGTAGGTGGCGCCAATGACGTCGGGGAAAAAGTAATTCTCGTTGGCGCAGGTGGTACCACCACGGATCATCTCGGCCACGGCCAGTTCAACGCCATCGCGCACAAACTCTGGGCCGATCACCTGACCTTCCACCGGCCAGATGTGCTTCTGTAGCCACACCATCAACGGCAGATCGTCGGCGAGGCCGCGCAGCAGCGTCATGGGGTTGTGCGTATGTGTGTTGACGAGGCCCGGAATCAGAACGTGCTCACCCAGTTCCACGCGCTCACGTGGTGCATAGGCGGCACGGGCATCCGACATGGGCAGCAGCGCCACGATGGCGCCCTTGTCGACAGCTACGGCGTGGTGCTCAAGGACGACGCCATGCGGCTCCACCGGCACGACCCAGCGCGCTTCGATCAGGAGGTCGATGGTTTGCGGGGCGTTCTGGCTCATTCCTTGACTCACTTTTTTAATGTTGGATACGACATGGGGCGGATCACCTTGCGGTGGCCGCCCCATGGTTGCCTAACGGCATGACGAACCATACGTTGTCACGCCATGCGCAGATGCGCAGGCCAATGCGTCACTTGCCGACGCGGCTGACGTATTCGCCCGTGCGGGTATCGACCTTGATCACTTCGTCGGTGGTGACGAACAGCGGCACGCGGACCACAGCGCCGGTTTCCAGCGTCGCCGGCTTGCCGCCGCCACCGGAGGTGTCGCCACGCAGGCCCGGGTCGGTCTCGGTGATCTTCAGCTCGACGAAGTTCGGGGCCTGCACGCTGATGATCTCGCCGTTGAACAGCGTGACCACGCACTCTTCCTCGCCCTTCAGCCACTTCACGGCATCGCCCAGGCCCGCCTTGCTGGCCTGGTGTTGCTCGAAGCTTTCCTGGTGCATGAAGTGCCAGAACTCGCCGTCGGAGTACAGGTACTGCATGTCGGTATCCACGACGTCGGCGACTTCAAAGCTGTCGCTGGACTTCATCGTCGACTCGCTGGTGCGGCCGTTCTTCAGGTTGCGGATGAAGATGCGTGTGAACGCCTGACCCTTGCCGGGCTTGATGAAATCGGCGTCGGTAATGACCCACGGGTCATTGTTGTGAAGGATCTTCATACCCTTCTTGACGTCGTTAAGACCGGCGGTGGCCATGTGCTGCGCTCCAGGTGTGATGCCGCGGGGAGGCGGCTAGAATAGGGTTTTCACCGGGCCTCCGGGCCCGATTCATGACCTCCTATGATAACCGCAAGCCGCGCCGCCCGCCTATCACCGCCCGGACCCGACTGGCGCGCGCTCTGGCGCGAGGCCGTGACGGACCCACGCGAACTGCTGGACCTCGTTGGCCTGGGGCATCTGGCCGACCGCCTGCCCGTGGACGATGCCGGCTTCGCCGTACGCGTGCCGCGGGGCTTCGTGGCCCGCATGCGGCAAGGTGACCCCGGTGACCCCCTGCTCCTGCAAGTTCTGCCCCAGTTGGCGGAACATGACGTGATCCCGGGTTTCGGCACCGACGCCGTGGGCGATATGGCGGCCCGCTCCGCCCAGGGCGTGCTGCACAAGTACGAGGGCCGCGCCCTGCTGATCGCCAGCGGCAGCTGTGCGATCAACTGCCGCTATTGCTTCCGCCGCCATTTTCCCTACGGGGACGAGATGGCCGCCGCCGGCCAGTGGCGCAAGGCGCTTGAGCACGTGCGTCACGACAGCTCGATCAGTGAGCTGATCCTTTCCGGCGGCGACCCACTGTCGCTGGCGACATCCAAGCTGGCGGAGCTTACGCAGGGACTGACCGAGATTCCGCACGTCACCCGCCTGCGCATCCATACACGCCTGCCCGTCGTGCTGCCAGAACGTATTGACGAGGCCTTCGGCCAGTGGCTGGCTCAGCTTCCGCTGCAGAAAGTGGTGGTACTCCACGCCAATCACGCGAACGAGTTCGACACGGCGGTGGATTCCGCCTGCGCCCGCCTGCGCGATGCCGGTGCTACCCTGCTCAATCAGTCGGTGCTCCTGCGTGGCATCAATGATGATGTCGACACGCTGGCCGCCCTGTCCGAGCGCCTGTTCGCCACGGGCGTGCTGCCCTACTACCTGCACCAGCTCGATCGCGTGCAGGGTGCCGCACACTTCGAGGTGGACGACGATCGCGCGCTCTCCCTCATTGAGGCGGTCCGGCATCGACTGCCGGGTTACCTGGTACCCAAGCTGGTTCGCGAAGTCGGCGGCGAACCCTCGAAGAGACCTGTGTAACAGATCCACAGTACAGTTGTGGGTTACGTCACTACCGGAATATTTCTGCTGGCAGCGGCCGGCGGAATCCGCTAAAACCCACGGACGGCCCGCCCTCCTGTCATCTCAGGCAAGCAGCGGCGCACAACGGAATAGCTCGGCGAGCCCATGAAAACTGACCAGGTCATCAAGATCCTTTTCATCGAGAAGTCAGTCGAAGACGCGGAACAGATCATTAGCCTGCTGCGCAACAGCGGCATCGCCGTAAGGCCCGGGCGCGCCACCAGCGCCGAACAGGTCACGGCGGCACTCGACGAACTGGGCCCGGACATCGTCCTCTTCGACCCTTCCGTCGGCACGCTCGAACTGCGCGAAGTGTCGCGCATGCTTGATGCGCATGGCCGCGACCTTTCGCTGATCGCGCTCGTCAGCCAGGTCGACAACGCAGCGATCACCGAGCTTTTCGTCAACGGCGCGCGTAGCGTGGCACTGCGGCCACAGCCCAAACAGCTGATGGCGGTCATCCAGCGCGAATTCGACGCGCTCAACATGCGCCGTCAGGTGCGTCGCCTGGAAGCTGCACTGCGCGAGTCGGAGCGACGCTGCGACGCGTTGCTCGACTCCTCCACCGACGCCATTGCCTACGTACACGAAGGCATGCACGTGCGCGCCAACCAGGCCTATCTCGATACTTTCGGCTACACGGATTTCGACGACCTGCTCGGCCTGCCCTTGCTGGACATGATCAGCCCCAGTGATGCCGACGAACTCAAGGGCACGCTCAAGGGACTCTCCAAGGGCGAGAAGCCCGCCGGGGTGCTTGAGCTACAGGCGCGCCGGGCCGACGCCACCAGCTTCAAGGCAAGCGTGGAGTTCGCGCACGCCATGTTCGAGGGCGAGCCCTGCCTGCAGGTGGTATTCCGCCGGCAGAAGGTCGACACCAGCGTGATCGAACAGCTGCAGCGTGATGCAGTCACCGGCCTGTTCAACCGCGCGCGCATGCTCGAATGCGTCGACGAGGCTGTCGCCGCCGCCTCGCAGGGCACCAAGGGGCAGTCGCTGCTGCTGATCGAGCCGGATAACTGGCAAAGCATCGTAGCCGGCGTTGGTCTCGCCAAGGCGGACGAACTGCTGGCCGCTTTTGCCAACCGCGTGGAGAGCCAGCTCACGGCCCACGATACCGCCGGCCTGCTGGCCGAGCACACGGTGGGCGTGCTGCTGCACACTCGCAACGATGAAGGCATCAAGCAGTGGATCACGGGGCTGCAGCAGGCCATCGCTGGCGGCATCTTCGACCTCGGCACCCGCTCCATCACCATCACCGCGAGCACCGGCGGCAGCCTGCTCGGCGAGCGCAACGCCAACACTGAGCTTCTGCTCAACCAGGCCAGCCAGGCACTGCGCAATGCACAGAGCCAGGGCGGCAATCGCAGCGATCTGCACGATCCCGCCGCCCGCGAAAAGGCCGACGAGGAGCGCGAGCGTTACTGGCTGCGCGTCATCAACCAGGCGCTTACACAGAACGATTTCGTCCTTTATCACCAGCAGACCATCAGCCTGCAGGATGCGGAGGGTGAGTTCTCCGAAATCCTGTTGCGCCTCAATGGGCCACAGGGCGAGGTACTCCCTGGCTTCTTCATGCCGATCGCCGAGAAACACAACCTCACCCCGGCCATCGACCGATGGGTGCTGAATCAAGCGATCGAACACCTGCGCGCCCGCGATCGCATGGGCTCGCCGACGACGTTCTTCGTCAAGCTCACCGCCGGCTCGCTTGCGGACAAGGAGCTACTGCCCTGGCTGGGCGAGCGCCTCCGCCAAGCGGCACTCAAGCATGGCCAGCTAGTACTGGAAATGACCGAGAGCAAGGTGGTGACGGCTCTGCGACCCTCGCAGGAGTTCGTACAAGCATGGCAGAAGCTTGGCGGACAGTTCGCGCTCGAACAGTTTGGCTCGGGGCTCAACTCGTTCCAATTGCTCAACCACATCAGTGCGGACTATCTGAAGATCGACCGCAGCTACATGGCCGACCTGCCTCAGCAAGCCGAAAATCAGAAGAAGGTGGTCGAGATCTGTCGCCAGGCGCGCGAGCTGAAGAAGCAGACTATTGCCGAATGGGTAGAGGATGCAGCGAGCACGTCGCTGTTGTTTGCCTGTGGCGTGGACTTTGTGCAGGGTAATTTTCTGCAGGAGCCGCAGAGGTTGGCGTGATCGTTCGCGTTGTCAAAGGTTGATGGCCCAGGCGCGGTCTTGCCTCTCCATTGTCAGCGCAATCGTTGTCCCGACGTATGCCCGAGCCGGGCAAGCGCATAGCGCACTATCGCCTCAGTTTCCACCCTCTCCCCTACAGGGAGAGGGCTGGGGTGAGGGGTGGGTGCCCGCCCCACCGTTTCGATGAAACCGTCATCCCTGCGGAGGCCGGAAGCGCTTTTCAACAGCCGAATGGCTGGTCATCCAGTTGCGTTAGTGGTTGGCTGTCGCCTCGAGCGTCACCGCGACCCGCCCGCTTACGCAGCGGGCGTTTCGATCGTCTGCCGACGCTCGAGTCACTTTTCTTGGGCAAGCGAAGAAAAGTGACTCGCCCTCCGGCAGGAGGTCGAAAGCCCGCCGCAGGCGAGCCAGATCGCCGTATCGCTCAAAGCAAATACCGAGGGTCTGGATCCCGGCCTTCGCCGGGATGACGAGACACAGGGTGGGGCTGAGATTGCCCCCTCACCCCTTTCCCCTCCCCAAAGAGGAAAGGGAGAAAAGCCAAGACAACCCCACAAATGAAAACCCCGCGAATTGCTTCGCGGGGTTCTCTTTAAACCAACAAGCAGACGCCCGAATTACTCGGCAGCAGCAGCCTTCTTGGCAGCCTTGGCTGCGGAGACAGCAGCGACGTCTTCCTTGATGCGGGCAGCCTTGCCTTCCAGGTTGCGCAGGTAGTACAGCTTGGCGCCGCGGACCTTACCCTTACGCTTCACTTCCAGCGAGTCGATGGCCGGGCTGTGAGCCTGGAACACGCGCTCCACGCCGGTGCCGTGCGAAATCTTGCGCACGGTGAAGGCCGAGTGCAGGCCGCGGCTACGC
This genomic window from Dyella terrae contains:
- the yidD gene encoding membrane protein insertion efficiency factor YidD, with translation MFWQRQTVVTRLILLLLGFYKRWLSPLLGQRCRFHPSCSDYARIAIVRFGPLRGSALVIWRLLRCQPLCEGGNDPVPEHFTFRRCRTPGETHVH
- a CDS encoding dihydroorotase; translation: MSTDWLIKNAELVNEGRRFHADVRVKQGRIDAIAGDLDARAGEQVVDASGLWLFPGMIDDQVHFREPGLTQKADIAHESRACAAGGITSFMEMPNTKPPALDRETLEAKYARGAEVSAVNYAFYMGASNDNLEAIKRLDPLAAPGIKVFMGASTGNMLVDNPEVLNGIFQYAPTPIITHCEDTPMIDVNLAKAHEKYGDDIPAWEHPLIRSREACIKSTRLAIELARRHNTRLHVLHISTADELALFEPGPIKGKRITAETCVHFLHFDDRDYERLGFLIKCNPAIKTSADREAIIKALAEGRLDVLATDHAPHLLEEKGQLHDKAPSGLPLVQFALQAALQRVFEGKLTLERVVEAVTHAPATLFDVKERGFLREGYAADLVLVDPNKPHTVRREEVLSKCGWSPFEGYTFNSSIAATFVNGQRVWDGKSVDQAVRGQRLAFDR
- a CDS encoding peptidoglycan DD-metalloendopeptidase family protein, whose product is MMWRLRASALLALGVAALPLAAATLPQSLSQGGLVTATVPAGSSATVNGKNVRVGDDGMLVFGVGRDEKGPVVVVVTSPDGHRDTSRVTVTPRAWPVERVNGVPPKTVNPPPDIAARIQREQAEMAAARKRDDDREGFAHGFIWPVTGRISGRFGSQRIFNGTPKSPHPGMDIAVPQGTPVKAPADGIITFAKPDLYLTGGTVLIDHGFGLSSSFLHLSRLDVKVGQTVHQGEVIGAAGMTGRATGPHVHWGINWFEVRLDPMLLPGIEGTSPH
- a CDS encoding YbaY family lipoprotein; its protein translation is MSFRLPLLAVALLALSACSWLPFHHKEAASQPTATTSAAAAPVHEALMRTLVGDVRYDLPNLVPADAVLIVTLADVSRQDVASRTVAEERIQPVGASPVDFMLSYDPADLRDGVDFAINVRLQQGDKLLAINDTRTSVLGRSGENGPVSITLKAVP
- the folE2 gene encoding GTP cyclohydrolase FolE2, whose product is MYTEENTARLLPDVAVHAQPHLVGELDWVGMDGIEVPVRFDAGDGDVQRASARVGAFVNLRRPDKRGIHMSRLYLQVEQALSTQTLGTDTLRELLRGFLESHKDLSDRACLSIRFEHLVRRPALRSANSGWRSYPVTIEASMIGDEFLLEFGTEIVYSSTCPASAALSRQLIQDQFAKDFDTAKPLDHAAVLAWLGSEKGIVATPHAQRSVARLRVRPADGANFNLIDLIDVTEQALGTPVQTAVKREDEQAFALANGGNLMFCEDAARRIQKALDVNKALSDFHIRVEHQESLHPHDAVAYASKGVEGGYAGKGCA
- a CDS encoding squalene/phytoene synthase family protein — encoded protein: MSDTALQSYIDKWLAVQPQQRIALAFVDQNTYPGHIALAALEQEWLAAAYGIREPHVAATKLNWWAEELSGAASSGGRHPLTHVLFDDDRAHAIAAERWVAPVLAAMGQLEEGTAADFPAQVAAGSLLHGAIAELETAWWFGDKASSERAARVATLSHMLYSLLRLEEDADRDRLALPMSRLAKFGLSRHELREASTVRNDAVRAQLEDLHQAWRESERLPGPLSAFRGMESRQGKTLVAKARKAADPLDVLRKGQGRQGPGVAWQAWQAAKAWRRAAN
- the gph gene encoding phosphoglycolate phosphatase (PGP is an essential enzyme in the glycolate salvage pathway in higher organisms (photorespiration in plants). Phosphoglycolate results from the oxidase activity of RubisCO in the Calvin cycle when concentrations of carbon dioxide are low relative to oxygen. This enzyme is a member of the Haloacid Dehalogenase (HAD) superfamily of aspartate-nucleophile hydrolase enzymes (PF00702).), translated to MKSFPVNIQGVLFDLDGTLLDSAPDLYAALKAQCDEMQAAAPPYAMVREVVSRGSRAILRCAFPDLDDEALLLLMPRYLELYHAMMAEHTRPFDGVDELLSSLEAQGIAWGIVTNKPGFLTDELLVRIGWAPRAAAVVSGDTLPVKKPDPAPVLLACERAGLDPSRCLFVGDDRRDVMAGAGAGMYTVAVRWGYLDGGDPYQWNADLVVDHPSDLTRRLTVVA